GCCATTTAGGGCATTTGTCATCAGCCAGACTTTCTCATTCTCCTTCAAATAGAGGGACAGTCCACCAGAGCTCACCTGCTGGCTGCCCCTCTGTGTGTGATCACAGAAACTCACTAGATTCTTATCATCATGCACTAGGATAACACACAGCTTTTTATCATGAGACGATGCatgaaacacaaaataataagtgCCAGGAATTTTGCAAACAAATTTGCTCTCATCGGTACTGAAGTGGCCTTGAGGATTGGTGATAACCTTGCTGAAGCGTATCACCTTATTGGCATCAGGAGGAATTCTTGTGTGACGGGACACACTGAATGCAGACTGCAGTTGAGATCCGGATACATCTACAAGGCCTGCTTCGCCGGGCTCCCCTGGAGGGCCTGGTGGTCCCATTATGCCAGGATCTCCATGGGGACCTCTCTTTCCAGGTGGTCCTTTCAGACCAAATGCCCCCCTTTCTCCTTTTTTAACGGTGTCACCGGGCTTGATAGGAATTCCTGTTGAGACACATTGATTGCTTTAAAACTGcgcttcattttttaaaattaaatgaagtgAAAGGTATGGTTAAGTTCAAAATACACATTTGAAGAAGAGATTACATCTTCTTGCAGGGATAATCACCCCATTCATAcatagaaaatatatattaattacatttaaattgctGCAAGAGTTTCCACAAACTCATGCTATTCAATATGCTAATGACTTTTGAAGGTATAATAAAGATTATAATCAGACAATCTTGTTTGGCCTGTGAATGTTATTTTCACTGTCAAAGAAGTCACAATTATAGCCTTGTTTTTTATAATCActgaccacaaacacacacatactgatgAATGATAGCctgataatgataatgaaaaaaacaatttttatttgatatttaaattCTCAATAATGTGAAgctgaaaacaaataaacaaaaatagttatATCTATAAATTGTATTcttgaaatataaacaaattttgattTCAATGACTGCAACTCTGCAAATAAAGTTAGGGCAGAGGCAAAATAAACTTGAAAAGGTCATAAATATCCCAATTAAACAATTTTGAAGCAGTCTGTAATAAGCTTGTGGATTGGTGATGATAAATAAAGACTTTATGTTTCATATGCTCAATAATGTGTGTCATTCATGTGAGAAGTAAAGAAAATATGGCTAATAATGCAAATCAAATTAGAGCAACTTGTTTCTGTAGATATCATAGTGATAAACAggggtgatttaagtgattttggggccctatgcaattccagccatggggtccaaaaattctaaaatgcaccctttgtactttatttattattattattattattattattatacagttttttttcttgtatCATTCGATCTCCTTTTCTACATTTTcttaatgcaaaaatataaattatcatagcaacataaagcatcttgtaaaacatttaaaactatttgttttgttaaaatgaatTCAtcgctaaaaataataaattaactatctcattttaaaaacaaaatctttaTTTGACTCCTAGACTGGTCCATGATTGAAGGTGGGGCACACATTTGCGCAGATGTAATAATTacgttcaatttaaataaaaaaattaaattacacactcatcatacaaaatatgataaaaacaATGTTATTAATATGTATGTGCTTCTATTTGGGGGCCCTCATGTTttctggggccctaagcggctgcttgccttgtttattggttaaatccgcccctggtGATAacgtcttttatttaattatttttactaccAACAAATAAAACTGATATTGTTCACTGTGCCAAAACAACTCATCAGCAGAATCATTctgtgcatttgtttatttatttgtattatttgtctcTATGTATGTAATTGTATTTGATCGacctctttaataaaaaaaaaaaaaaacagcaaaaaaaaaaaaaaaaaagagatgagcTGTACACGACTCACTGAAAGAGTCTATTCATAAGAGTCATTTGCCCATAACACGCGAGACGCTGAATTCTAAACATTGAACAGCTTCATAACTAGAAAGTCTCGGTTTCCACAATTTAAAGCACTCGTAATCCCTTATTTTAAAAACCTTACCAAGATCTCCTTTCTCTCCCTTCATTCCTTGCCTTCCATCGCGTCCGGGAAATCCAGGAATACCGGGCAGACCAGGCATCGCTCCGGCAGGACAGGTGTCAGCAGAGGCCAGACAGAGGCAGAGAGAAGCCGACAAAAGGCTTACTAAAATGAGGTGAACGCCAAACATGTTTGCTTTCGAGCGACGGTAAAAGCAGAGCCACTCAATCCTTAAGACACCGAGCTCTGAAATCTTACACACAAGAACAAGTAAATCACAGTCAcgcttcctctttttctttgcgTGTGTTGCACTTATCTTATATAAAACTGCGTTCTAACAAAACTCTTCATTTCATATAAAGTTTACAGCAGGTCCTGTTGACAACTACACCAGAAATTGGTCTATTTGTCAATGATGTGGACCTAAACAAAGATTATTTTCATTAAtcaaataatatttcacattagCATATAAGTGctgttacatttttttatctGGTTATGTCTGTGTTTCTGTTTTCATCTCATGTTAAGATAAGAGAATCAAAAGTCTGGGTTATTACATCAATTTcagatttaaaaagttttttgaagTCAAAACGTTAATTTAACAGTATGTTCTTTACAAATGAATGAACGTATGCTTGATAATTGTtcttgtttttaatatttgttttattgcattttatgtgAAAAATATTATCTAAATGCAGGGTGGGATTTAACCAACTAAGCAAGGTAAGCGGCCACTGAGGACCCCAGGAAATCTGGGGGtccccaataaatatctagaagtataaattatacctataaataAGTAACataattttctataatattttgtattgtgAGAgaattttttacataattaaatatcatttaataaacactaatattataataatattgttatttaataataatattatcaaataaaatatccACCACCCCAATCATGGAGCCGTCCAGCAgtcaaattcataaataaatatacatatttactttttttattgtaaattaattttaagtaAACTATAATCATTCAAAATGTAAAGACTGCATTAAGATAAGAACATAAAAAAGAAGAtttagtaatataaaaaaaaaacaccaaaataaataataattaaataaaagcagAAAGGGTGCATCAGGACTGGGGCCCCATGGCTGGAGTTGCCTAGGGCCCCAAATTTGCTAAATCCCCCCCTGTCTATATGataacatttttcagatttggaagaaatgtcattGGTAGTttcaagaataaaagaaaaaatatgctTTACTCAAACATTTAACTATAAAAATCAAGCTAAGAAAATAGctagaaaatagattttttaaaattcttttccaTTCCATTCCATGTTTTTGATTTACCAAAAGCTGCATAAATTATATTAAAGCGGTGGCTCGGAGAATTACTACATTTTGTACAGGAATAATTGCGCAATCTGTGCATTAgaataagatttttatttactttggcgAATGGTAATAGCGAATGAAGATAAGAATTTGTTCAAAGGTTTACGAGGACTAAAAGGCTACAGtgctttacattttatttgtgaatttcCGACTTAAAGGTGGATTGGTTCATTTGTTGATCAGTATGTCATGTAGCGTGCTGTCAGTATTTAGGTTATCATTGTTTAACAAGGTAATGTAGTGATATAAATGAGGTGATTCAGGTATGGATATTATATATTTTCCTCTACTTGCCAtctaattacaaaatataattggAGCTATTTTGACAAAATTCTGACAGAATTCATTTTGCTTGGATTACATTTTTTAGACATATATTTAACATCAGACAACAAAAAACTGAATCTTTGTGTACTGGCACGTTCATATGCTTTTATTTGGGATTTGAAATTGAAGACattcaacaaaaacaacaatactgTTTTAATACACAATGATACACAAATACAAGACTTTTTAATACAGCATACAGCAGAGCAATTAGAATTTCATTGATTATTTAAGTTCCAAGTATCTCTGCTACAGTAAAatcgaaaataaaatatatctctGCAACCATCAGCAGGGTCCAGTCACCATTCGGCTATATTCTTCCTATTAATTGCTTTACTCTGCATTGCGATAGATTAAAAACCCATTGAACACTGCATACAAGCGTTTGGGCATTTGTCCAACACCACCATCCCCAGCGAAAGGCTCAATCCAGACTTTATCACCTTTTAAAAGTGTAAGCACTGCTCCACCGGACACAACAAGAGAGACAGATTTTGAGTTAAAGTCACAGAAACTCAGGCTTACTGGAGGCGCACTTGTGCTCTTAAGTCTGAGACATAATCGACCCTCAGATGACGCatgaaacacaaaataatacaCCCCAGGAACCTTGCAAGTAAAATAACCAGTTTTAATTTGGAAATCATCATTGGCATCGCTAAGCTTATCATTAAAGGTGAC
The genomic region above belongs to Danio rerio strain Tuebingen ecotype United States chromosome 21, GRCz12tu, whole genome shotgun sequence and contains:
- the c1qc gene encoding complement C1q subcomponent subunit C precursor (The RefSeq protein has 2 substitutions compared to this genomic sequence) → MFGGHLILVSLLSASLCLCLASADTCPAGAMPGLPGIPGFPGRDGRQGMKGEKGDLGIPIKPGDTVKKGERGAFGLKGPPGKRGPHGDPGIMGPPGPPGEPGEAGLVDVSGSQLQSAFSVFRHTRIPPDANKVIRFSKVITNPQGHFSTDESKFVCKIPGTYYFVFHASSHDKKLCVILVHDDKNLVSFCDHTQRGSQQVSSGGLSLYLKENEKVWLMTNALNGMYATADRADSVFSGFLIHAH